The Streptomyces sp. TLI_146 DNA window CCTGAATTCCGTTCCCCACCGATCGGGTGAATGGGCGTCACTAAAACCTCACCAAGGCAGTTGATCGGAGTGCGGTAAACGCGTGAACTCCTCTCTCCAGAAAAGGAACACCCTGTGATCAAGAAGGTTATGGCGGCCACGGCGGTCACCGCGTCCATCCTCGGTGCCGCAGCCGCCGCCGCTCCTCAGGCCATGGCCATCGGGAACGAGAACGGCGCCACGGCGTACAGCGGGAACGACGCGAAGCAGGCCTACGGCAACCAGAAGACTGAGGGCGACATGAGCCCCCAGCTCAGCCTGGTCCAGGGCTCGCTGAACAAGCCGTGCATCGGCCTGGCGCAGAAGCTGCAGGCGCAGTCGATCCTTGCCCTGATCAACGTCGGCGTGCAGGACATCCCGATCCTGTCGGCCCAGCAGAACCAGCAGTGCACCGAGAACTCGACCCAGGCCAAGAAGGACGAGCCGCTCTCGCACATCCTGGACAACATCCCGGTTCTGTCGGGCAACGGCG harbors:
- a CDS encoding rodlin, whose amino-acid sequence is MIKKVMAATAVTASILGAAAAAAPQAMAIGNENGATAYSGNDAKQAYGNQKTEGDMSPQLSLVQGSLNKPCIGLAQKLQAQSILALINVGVQDIPILSAQQNQQCTENSTQAKKDEPLSHILDNIPVLSGNGANGS